One window of the Rhizorhabdus dicambivorans genome contains the following:
- the creD gene encoding cell envelope integrity protein CreD, whose product MSISRRFLAIGVIAAALGIPLFVIYMLVWDRSATAAQARSEISAGWAGEQTLRGPWLVVPFTERRLTAVEAAPAEAATGTVTGAVAGVGAGAVQQVLADHQDALVIAPDDLHVTARLAPELRRRSLFETVVYQADLAVEARFSTGAIAGGDVDPARLDWARAYYVLAIDDPRGFGGSIPHMRIDGRLVEAEPGSRDLKLPGGAISAPAGLSAPPAGPIRLSSRLPVKGSTGFGVDGHARRMTVDLASPWPHPSFTGGLLPDRRSISAKGFAARWSTSYLVANRPLAMRASTGAAREQGAPGLAEVRLIQPADLYAQVERSLKYGILFIALTFLTFFAYDVTGRRRVPMLAYALVGLGLVLFFLLLLALAEYISLTPAYVLAAAALIGLIGSYSKAVLGGTGRALVIGGVLTLLYGVLYVLLQLEDYALLLGSLILFAALGVLMYVTRHVGEGEAEAEAREDGASDADGTPAALG is encoded by the coding sequence ATGAGCATCAGCCGCAGATTCCTGGCGATCGGGGTGATCGCCGCCGCGCTCGGCATACCGCTGTTCGTCATCTACATGCTGGTGTGGGACCGGAGCGCCACCGCCGCGCAGGCCCGCAGCGAGATCAGCGCCGGATGGGCCGGCGAACAGACGCTGCGCGGCCCCTGGCTGGTCGTGCCCTTCACCGAGAGGCGGCTGACCGCCGTGGAGGCCGCCCCGGCAGAGGCCGCGACGGGCACCGTGACCGGTGCCGTGGCCGGTGTCGGGGCCGGCGCGGTGCAACAGGTGCTGGCGGACCATCAGGACGCGCTGGTGATCGCGCCCGACGACCTGCACGTCACCGCGCGGCTGGCGCCCGAGCTGCGCCGCCGATCGCTGTTCGAAACGGTGGTCTACCAGGCCGACCTGGCGGTGGAGGCGCGCTTCTCGACCGGCGCGATCGCCGGGGGCGATGTCGATCCGGCGCGTCTCGACTGGGCCCGCGCCTATTATGTGCTGGCGATCGACGATCCGCGCGGCTTCGGCGGATCGATCCCGCATATGCGGATCGACGGCCGGCTGGTGGAGGCCGAACCGGGCAGCCGCGACCTGAAGCTGCCCGGCGGCGCGATCAGCGCCCCGGCCGGGCTGAGCGCGCCGCCGGCCGGGCCGATCCGGCTGTCGAGCCGGCTGCCGGTCAAGGGCAGCACCGGCTTCGGCGTGGACGGCCATGCCCGCCGCATGACCGTCGACCTTGCCTCGCCCTGGCCGCATCCGAGCTTCACGGGCGGGCTGCTGCCCGACCGGCGCAGCATATCGGCCAAGGGGTTCGCGGCGCGCTGGTCGACCAGCTATCTGGTCGCGAACAGGCCGCTGGCGATGCGCGCCAGCACCGGGGCCGCCCGCGAACAGGGCGCGCCGGGCCTGGCCGAGGTGCGGCTGATCCAGCCGGCCGACCTCTATGCGCAGGTCGAACGATCGCTGAAATATGGGATATTGTTCATCGCGCTGACCTTCCTGACCTTCTTCGCCTATGACGTGACCGGGCGGCGGCGGGTGCCGATGCTGGCCTATGCGCTGGTGGGGCTGGGGCTGGTGCTGTTCTTCCTGCTGCTGCTGGCGCTGGCCGAATATATCTCGCTCACCCCCGCCTATGTGCTGGCGGCGGCGGCGCTGATCGGGCTGATCGGCAGCTATTCGAAGGCGGTGCTGGGCGGCACCGGCCGGGCGCTGGTGATCGGCGGGGTGCTGACGCTGCTCTACGGGGTGCTCTATGTGCTGCTGCAACTGGAGGATTATGCCCTGCTGCTGGGCAGCCTGATCCTGTTCGCGGCGCTGGGGGTGCTGATGTACGTCACCCGCCATGTCGGCGAAGGGGAAGCGGAGGCCGAAGCGCGGGAGGACGGCGCGAGCGACGCCGACGGCACCCCCGCCGCGCTCGGCTGA